CGCCACCAGGAAGGGCCACCCCATGGTGGAGAAGCCCAGGAGCGCCGCGCTGACGACGGCGTACTCCACCATGGACTGGCCGCGGGCGGACCGCGACGGACGCAGGGACTTCCTCATGGGGCAACGCTCCGGCGTAGCAACGTGAGATGGAGTTCCACACCGGGGCCCTGTGAGCGTTCGCGCAGCACCGCGCGGCCACTCACCGTCTCCCGGACGACCTCGAAGGCGACGCCTGTCGCCGCCATCGGCTCGGGTGTTCCCACCGTCCAACCCTTCTCGCGGAACTGCGCGAGGTAGCGCTCCGCCGCGGTGGAGGGAGAACCCTCCTGGAGCTGGCCCGTCACCACGTGGTGCGAGGTGCCCTCCAGGTTGAAGTTCACCGTGCGCGTCTCCTGGAGGTTGGCGGGGACGGGCAGCCATTCGGGCACGGCCGCGGCGCGCTCCAACAGGGGGCCCACCTGTCCCGCGGAGACAAACACCAGCGTCTCGCCGCCCTGGGCCAGCGTGGAGACCAGCCGGATTTCCTCGGTGGCGGGGCTCCAGTAACCGACGTAGCCGCCCTGCCCTTCGTACTCCTGACGCAGGACGGGGAGCCCCTTGTCGAGCAGCACCTGCGCGTAGTGCTCCAACACCTGCGCGGGCGAATCCTCCGTGGAGAACCACGCCACCGCCATGGGCGCACCGGCGCCCAGGTAGTCGGCGGCCAGCGCCTCCGGGCGGCTGCCCTTGGGATAGGGCGGGAAGTGCTCCAGGGCCCGCTTCAACACCGCCACGTCCTCGGGCGTGTGTATCCAGTCCTCGCCGGATGACGGCGACCCGTCCGCGCCCAGCCCTGGTGGACTCCATTCATTCTCGATCGAGCCGCCACGGTGGACGGCGTGCTCCCAGGAGAATCCGATGAGGGCGCCCACCACCGCCACCGAGAAGAGCAACGCCGGCAGGCGTATCGTCAGGCTCGTGGCCACACCCGCCATCAGCACGATTCCTCTCTCGCGCAGCCCAGGTACCAGTTGCCTCGGCCCTGGTAGGAGCGTTCGTTGTTGTTGCTGCCCCAGTCGCGCCACTCGTTGCTGAAGTAGCGATGCCGGCCTCGCTGCTGCTCGATTTCCTCCTCGGCGCCGCTGTCCCCTTCCTGGGGCATGATGGCGAGGCTGGGCTGACGGGGGTCATCTCCGGGCGTGTCATAGCTGCCCGGGTACATCCGCAAGGAGGTGTGCAACAGATTGGAGCTGATGGCCCGGTTGACCAGGGACACGGACGCGTTCGACATCTGCGTGAAGCCCATGTTCTCCTGGTTCTGGTAGAGCTGGACGACGCGCGTGTAGAGCCCTTCTGACGGATCTTGAAGGTTCGAGCTCGCCTCTTCCTGGCGGTACCCCGGCCGCATGCTCACCGACGCGCTGAGCGCCCATGTATCGGTGAGGAGCGCGATTCGCTCCCAAGGCAACAGGTAGACGTTGCTGTCGCCGTGCTCGTTGCCCTCCGCGCGCCCCGCCTGCGCGTTGGTGTGAACGCTGCCTTTTTGCAGCTCCTTGGCCATCTTCACCTTCGAGAACTCCGGCAGGAACTCCTCGGGCAGCAGGTAGTTCTGGACGCCCAGGCGGGCATCGCAGCGGATGAGCCCGCCTCGCTGGAAGGTGTCCATGTACGACTGGTGGAGCGACACGCCGTAGGCGCCGACGGCGTTGGCATCCAGGTAGCACTGCACCTGCTGCGCGCCCGGGTTGAGCCAGCACGCGCTCGCGACCACGTCGGTGTGGTGGTCCTCCAGGTGAGCGCCACATTCACGGTCCGGACCGGGGTCGTAGCTGTCCAGGCCCGACTCATGGTCGCAGAACATCTGCCGCGCGGTGCCCTGCGCCATCCCGAAGCCGGAGAACGCCTCCGTCGTGGAGCCGCCGCCCTCGGCGGGGACCGACTCGGGCTTCTTCGCGTAATCCAGCACGCTGTAATCCCAGACGGTGGAGAGCCCGGTCTCCTGCGCATCCAGCATGTGCCGAAGCAAGTCGAAGAGGAACAGCGAGTACATGAACACAGGGACGATGACGAGCATGCAGATCGCCATCTCCACCGCCGCGGCGCCCCGAACCCGCGCGCGCCTCACAGCGACACCCCCGGGACCCTCGCCAGACGGGCGCCATCCGAATTGCCCGCCGCATCGAGCACCTCCGCCGCTTCCTCGCTGGAGATGGGGTGCAACTTCGCGCGCCAGTAGGGACTGAAGAGCGTGGGGGCCTCCCGCCAGCCATTCGGACCGAAGCGGTGGTAGTAGACGAGCGCCTTCGACACCACCGTGCCCTCCTGCGCCGCGAGGGACAGAGACGCCTCGCCCTGCTCACCGTGGCCGATGCGGATTTGCGCGGAGGCGTTGAGTTCCCAAGGTGCGCGTGAGGGGTCGCCCATCCGGAGTGGCCGGGTGAGGGAGCTGTACACGCGAGGCTGCCCCCAGTCCCGGGCGGATGACGGGTTGGCGCGGAACTTCATGAAGCAGTTACCGGTCCGGGCACAGCTCGCGAACGAGTTGGCGTTGACGCCCTGGAAGGTGTGCGAACCGGAGTGCGCGCCATTGGGGTCGTGCCCTCCTCCGTTGCAATCACTCCAGACCCTGGAGGTGTAGTCATTCGTCCCGACGCCATGACGCCACTGATGAAAGATGGTGCCTTCTTCCTGCGCCGCGCTGGCGCGCCCTGGGTTCTGGTCCCGCTGCCCTGGTGAGTCGATGGACCCCTCGTCATCGACGGTCTTCGCCGTCCCCTGATGAGAGGTCACGAGGTACGTGCCCCGATTGGGGATGTCGCGCAGCTCTCGAAAGAACTGGCTGTGCAGGTAGTTGGGCCGCTGGACGCTGATACCAAAGCCCTTCTTGTGCTTCCGGCTCGCGGGCCAGCCTGAACGCGTGGCATTGGCGATTTCCGTCATGACCTTGGCGCGGGCCTCCGTGGAGGAACTCGCGACGCTGCCCCTGCACTCCATCCCATCCACGGCGCAGTCGAACTCGTTCGCGTTGAGCCCTCCGACCGCGTCCGACAGGTTGCTCGCGTCCGGCGCGCTGAACCGCGTCAGTTGGTCCAGCCCAGAGTTCCGGCCATCCTGCACAGCCTGGCGCGTCCGCGTATGGAGCGTGCGCTGGGAGGCATGGAGGTTGTCCACCATGACGTCCAGTCCTCGCACGGCGGAGTTGAAGTTGCTTTCAAGGCCTCGGACCTTCTGGTCGTAGTCGCGCCCCGCCCTGCTGAACTTGCCGGCGATCTGCCGCGCCTCCAGCGCATGGATGCAATGGATGAAGCAGGTCTTGCAGGAGGCGCACAATGCAGCCTCTATCGTCGCGATGTCGTTGAAGTTCTTTTGCGAGGCCCGCATCATCTGCCCCGTCACGCTCGCCGCCGCCATGTACGCATGGACGCTATTCATTGCCACATAGGAAGCGGCGATGGCGCGGTTGCTGACCGCATAGTAATTGAGCGCCCGCGCCTCCAGGACGGCCATGGAGTAGGCCAGCGCGTCACTGTGCTGCTGCAAGCCCATCTTCTGGCGCAGCGCATGGCCGAGGTTGAAGCTCAGCGTCACCATCAGCGCGAGCACCAGGAACGACAGCGAGCCCAGGATGATGGCCTGTCCACGCTGCGCGCGTCTCCGTGACTTGAGGGTTAGTAGGCGAATGGGAAGACGCATTCGTTGCTCCCTGGGAGGGCTGCGCGGTTGAGGAAGAAATTCGACTGCATCCGCATGGTGTAGGTGGCGCGAATGGGGGCGACGTAGATGCGCCGGCCTGCGGCCTCTTCCAACCGGGCCTCCGACCGGTCCTTGTCCTCGTCACGGACCTCCTGCGGGGGCGTCTTGCCCCGCATGCGCATCAGTTGCGGAACATCGCGATTGCGCGCGGCCTGGTAGATGACCCAATCCGCGAAGGGGATGATCATCCGGTAGTTGAAGGTCACCTGGACGCGCAGCTTCGTGCGCTGGCTGTCCTGCCAACTGCTGGGCGCGGTGTTCCGGGGGTCATCGAAGTCCAGCTCCGGGCCGCTACCACCGACGTCGCCGCGCGTGGGGCCACAGACGGTGACCTCCACATGCTTGAGCGAGGTGTTGGGAATCCGGTTGCCCTGCAGGTCCTGCCACTTCCGCTGGAACTCCGAGGCGCTGCCCACCGGGGGGATGTGGGCCAGGGTCGCCGAGCCACTGCTCGGCACGCTCAGCAGGGGGAGAAGCACCGCGAGCGCGGCCTTCTCCATCTCATCCATCTTCGCGCTGTTCAGCGCCCCGGCCCGCACGGCCTTGTAGGCCGCGTACTTGGTCAGCAGCCGCGCCTGGTGCATCAGTCCGAGCTGGAGGATGCCCAGGATCAGAAAGACAAACAGGGGCAGGACAATGGCAGCCTCGACGGCCGCCTGGCCTGACTGACTCCTCGCACGAAGGCTGCTCATGCGACCAAAGACTACCCAGCAGTCCCCGTAAAAGGGAAAACCCCATCCACGCCCGGACTGCAATTACAAGCATCCACTGTCATTCACCAGACAGACGCCACCCCGCAGGCACGTGAAGGGCGCCAAACCCAACATCAGACACGCGCACAAAGGCAGGCAGACAGACGGGCGGCTGTCTACCTTCGCCGGACGATTTCCTGGATGAGTTCGACGTAGCGGCGGTTCTTCGGGTTCAGCTTGAAGGCCTTGCGGAAGGCGTCCTCCGCCTGAGGCCACTGCCCCTCTCCCTGGGCCACTTCCCCCAGGAAGGCCCAGCCCTCTTCCAGCGCGGGCTCCTGCCGCAGCACTTCCTGGAGCTCCTGCTGCGCCAGTCGCCCGTGGGACTCCGGCTTCATCAGGTAGCGCGCATAGGCGCGGTAGGCCTGGTAGAGCGGCTTCGGGTCGATGTCGCAGGCGTATTCGAAGTACTCGAAGGCCCCCGCGAAGTGGCGCGCGGCCAGCCGGCGCTTCGCTTCGTCGAACTGCGTGGTCGCGTCCAGCAGGTCGGTGCGGATGCGGAACTGCTCGGCCGTGGTGGGCCGCGTCCCCCGGTCCTTCTCCCGCAGCGCCGCGCGCCGCTTGCGCCACAGCAGGTTCTGCTCCGCGTCCGACAACGCGCCAAAGGCCTTCGCATACGCCGCCAGCAGGACCTCCGCCTTCTCGCGCAGCTCCGGCGAATGGAAGCGCAGGGGGGAGAGCCGGTCCGCGCAGCCCAGGAAGGCCTTGCGCAGCGGCACGGGCTGCACGTCTTCGGGCACCTCCAGCAGCGCGAAGGGGTCCTTGCTCCGGTGCGACATGAAGGCGCTCACCAACGCATTGCGCGTGGCCTCGTCCTCGTCGGAGAACGGCGTGCCCTGGGGCTGCGCCTGGACCACCGGCGGCGCGACGGGCTCGGGGGCGTGTGCGACGGCGGGCACCGCGGCCTTCGCCGCGCTGAGCGACGCCGCCTTCGCGTCCACGTCCTCCTCGAAGCCCGCGACCTCCAGCAGGCACAGCGCATACAAGCGCCGGAGCACCACCTCCGTGTCGAAGCCGGTGCGCTCCAGCAGCTCACCGAAGGTGGGCCGCTGCCGCAGCGCCTGGAACAAGCGCGCGTCCTTCGACGACAGCTTCAGCCCCGCCTCCACGCCCGGCATCTGCCCGAAGCGCCGCTCATCCGTGAAGGTGAAGTGCGTGGCCACCGCGTCGAAAGGCATCACGCTGGCCACGCCGGTGAGGATGAGCTGGCCCGTGTTGGTCCGCACGCTGGCGTCCGGGGGCTCCACGTCGGCGATGAGCCGGTACTTCGCGTCCACCCAGCGGAAGCAGTCGAGCAGCTTGTGCGCCAGGTTCGCCTGCAATTGCTTGTACAAGTCAAAGGGGCTGATGAGGCCCTTCTGCACCAACAGGCCACTGAGCGGCACCTCGGCGGAGATGCTCTCCGCCAGCGCCTTCTGGTAGTCCGTCTCCGACAGCTTCCCCTTCTCCACCAGGTACTTGCCCAGCGTCTCGTGGAGGAGGTTGGACTGACACGCCACGGGCGCACCGTCCTCGAAGACGATGCGCTTCTCGCGCTGGCGGACCTTCAACTCCAACGTGCAGGTGCGCTCCTCCCGCATCAACGCATGCAGCAGCAGGGGGAACGGCGTATCGGCCAGCATTCCCTCTCGCTGGCGGAGGACCTGCGACGACGTGGAGAACATGGAGCGAAGACTAGCTACTCGCCCAGGTACTCCTCCATCCCCGTTGCATTGTGCGGCGCACCCTGCACGTCATGACGGTGGCGGTAGCGACCGCCGTAGCTTGGCTCCGGGGTCATTCCGAACCGGGGCAACACGGACGCCAGCGTGCCCAACACCAGGGCCACGGCCGCGGCGTACATCAACGGACGGCTCGGACGGGCACGCCAGGCCCACTTGCGCTCGCGGCGGCGATGGAAGCGGGGAGACGCCACGTACTCCTGCCAGGCGAGGTCCCGCATCTGCTTCGCTTCGGCGCTCTTGCCCGACAGGGACAGGGCCTTCGCCAGCAGATACCGACCTTCCACCGTGCCGTGCCGCGCCTGGCAGTAGCGCTCCAGCGCCTCCACCGCGCCCGCCACGTCGCCGCGCTTCAGCCGGAAGCGGCCCCGCTCCAAATGGATGGCGCCCAGCTTGTGCCCCGAGTCCAGCTTCTCCGCTTCATCCAGGAGCAGCTCGCCGCGCTGCGCGTCGCCCGCGCCCAGGTATGCCACGCCGAGCAGGTACAACGTGTCCACGTCGTCGTCGCCCGCCTCCAGGTTGGGGTGGAGGATGTCCACCGCCTCGGCGTAGCGGCGCTGCTCCACGCGGATGTCCGCCAGTTCGTGGCGTGCCCGCCGCTCATGCGGGTTGGTGAGGATGGTCCCCGCCAGCTCACCGGCGCGCTGGAAGCGCTTGAGGAGCCGCACCGGGCTGGGCAGCACCTGCCACGTGAAGCGGTCCGCCACCATGACGAGGATGAGAATCAGGCCCAGCGACAGGAACGGGCTGCCCGTCAGCAGCGTGAGGAACACCCACAGAATCCACTTGCTCATACGCCTCTCGAATCCACTCTGGCGGGGGACGTCCTACAGGAGCCGCGCGCACACCGCGCTGTGGACGTCCGCCCCCTTCTCCGTCAATGCCAGACGCCCGTCCCGCAGCGTCGCGAAGCCGTGCTCCACCAGCCGCGCGACCTCCGCCCTCCGAGGCGCCACCGGTTGGCCATACCGCTCACACACCGCTTCCCAATCCACGCCGGACACCAGCCGCAGGCCCATGGCCAGCCGCTCCGCGAAGAGTTCCTCCGGGCCCAACGCCTCGCGCCCGTCCTCCGGCAAGCGGCCCGCCTCCACTTCCACGAGGTAGCGCTCCGCGCTGCGCAGATTCACGTACCGGTGCGGCTCGGGTGACAGCAGCATCCCCGTGGCCCCCACGCCGAGCGCCAGGTACTCTCCGCCCGTCCAGTACAGCGCGTTGTGGCGCGAGCTGAAGCCCGGCCGCGCGTGGTTGGAGACCTCGTAGCGGTGCAGGCCCGCCGCGCCGTAGACCTCGCGCACCACCCGCGCCATGTCGACCACGGTGTCGTCGGGGGGCAGCTCCAGCTCGCCGCGCTTGAGGCGCTTCGACAGCGGCGTGTCCTCCGCCAGCACGTCGCGCTCCACCGTCAGCGCGTAGGTGGACAGGTGCTCCGGCGCCAGCGCCACGGCCCGGCGCGCGTCCGCCTCCACCTGCGCCACCGTCTGCCCGTGCACGCCGTAGATGAAGTCCATGGCCACCGCCGGGAAGTCCGCGGTCCGCGCCGCGCGCACCGCCTCTTCCACCATGGCCGCGTCGTGCGCTCGCCCCAGGGCCTTCAACGTCTCCGGCTGGAAGGACTGCACGCCCAGGGACAGCCGGTTCACGCCCGCGGAGCGGTAGCCCGCGAAGCGCTCCGCGTCCGCGCGCTCGGGGTTGCCCTCCAGCGAGACCTCCACGCCCGGCGTCACGCGAAGCCGCGCGGCGATGCCATCCAGCACCTGGGCCACGTAGCGCGGGTGCCACAGGGACGGCGTGCCCCCACCAAGGAAGATGGAATCGAGCGGCTTCCGGGCCAGCGCCGGGTCAGCGACCAGCCGGGCATCCAGCTCCGCCAGCACCGCGCGGGCGTAGCGCTCCTCCGGCACCTGCCGCGCCACCGCCACCGCGAAGTCGCAGTACGGGCACTTCGCGAGGCAATACGGGAAGTGCAGATACAGCCCGAAGCGGGCCGCCGGCATTCCCGTGAGGATGTCCACTGGCGCGTCGAAAGACATGAAGGGAAACCTCTACCTCTTGCCCTTCAATTGCGCCTCCAGGCGGGCAATCTTCGCCTTGTAACCCGCCGCGTTCTCGAGCGCTGCCTCGGCCGCCACCAGCTTCCGCTTGAGGTTCGCCGCGTCCTCCTTGAGCTGGTCGCGCTCCGCTTCCCAGTCGGCGGGCGCCTGTGCGGCGGCCGGGGCCTGCTGGGCGGATGGGGATACGGGCGCCTGCTTCGCGTCCTGCTCGGCCTTCAGCGCGGCTTCCGCCTTCGCCAGCTTCTCGCGCTCGGCCTTCAGCGCCGCCTCCGACTTCGCGAGATTCTCCTCGCCCGCCTTCAGCGAGGCTTCCGCCTTCGCCAGCCTCGCCTCCACCGCCGCGCGCGCCGCGTCGGACTTGCCCGCCGCCGCGGCCTGGGCCTTCGCGGCCTCCAGCGCGCCTTCCATCATCTTCAGCCGGCCTTGGAGCCGCTCCGCCTTGTCGGCCTCGGCCCGCGCGGCATCGAGTTCCTCGGTGAGCGCGACCACCTGGGCCTCCGCCCCGCCCTGCCCCACCGTCAGCGACTCAATCTGCGCCTCGGCCTGGGCCGCCTTCACTTCCGCGTCGGTGCGCTCGGCCTCCGCGGCCTCACGCCGTGCCCGCTCCAGCGAGAGCGCGTCCTGGGCCTTGGCCACCTCCGCCTGCAGCCGCGCCAGCTCCGCCTCGCGCTGTCCGGACGCCGCCTCCAACATGGAGACACGCGCGGACAGCCCCACGCGCTCGGCGTCCTTGGTGGCCGCCTTCAGCTCCACCGCGGCGAGCTGCTCCTTGAAGGTCTCATGACCGGCGTGGGCGGCCTCCACCGCCGCCGTCAGCTCGGTCACCTTCGTCTCGGCCTGCTGCACCGCCTCGCCCAGCGCCGCCGCGTCCGCTTCCATGCGGTCCCGCAGCGACACCTGCTCCACCTCGGCGGCCTCCAGCGACTCCTTCAGCGCGGCGGCCTCGCCCTCCGCGAGCTGCGCCCGCTCACTGGCCTGCGCCAGTCCCTCTTCCAGCGCCTGCGAGCGCTCCGCCGCCTTCGCGGCCTCCGCCTCCAGCTTCGCCTTGAGCTGCGCCAGCTCCGCGGTGCGCGACTCCAGCGCCTGCCGCAGCACGGGCAGCTCGGCGGCCTCCGTGGTGCGCGCGGTGAGCGCCGCGCGCAGGCCCACGATTTCGGCGTCCTTCAGCGCCAGCGCGCGCTCCAGCTCCGCCACCTGCTCCTGCAGGGTGTGCAGGCCGTCTTCCACCACCAGCAGTTGCTTGCGGGCCTCGTCGCGCTCGGCCTCCAGCGTCCCCGCGCGGCCCTGCGCCTCCTCCAGCGAGCTCTTCGACCAGTCGCTCTCGCTCTCCAGCGCGCTCAGCCCGGACTGGGCCTCCTTCAGCGCGGCCTCGAGCTGCCCGGTGCGCAAGCCCAGCGAGTCCTTCTCCGCCGTGGCCGCCTCCAGCTCCGAGGTCAGCCGCTCCACGTCCTCGATGGCCTGCTGGTACTGCTCCTGGACGGCCTCCAACGCGCCCTGCGCCTCGGACTTCTCCGCGGCCAGCTCGCCCACGCGGTCCTGCGCCAGCGACAGCGCCTCCTTGGCGCCAATCAGCTCCTCGGCCACCGCGCCGCGGGCCTCGCGCTCCTCCTGGAGCTCCGCGGCGAAGCGCGGGACGTCGGATTCGACCTCGGCCAGCGCGCGCGACAGGTCCTTGCGGTCCGCCTCGACCGCGGTCAGCTCCTCCTGGAGGGCCGCCAGCCGCGCCTTGGACTCCGCGGACTCACGGGCCAGTGTCTCCTCGAAGGCGGACACGCGGGCCTTGGACTCGGCCAGGTCCTTGCGGGCCAGCGTCAGCGACTGCTTCACGCCGTTGAGCTCGCCGTCGCGCTCCGCGTACAGCGTCCGGGCCCGGGCCAGCGTCTCCGTCTTCTGGCGGACCACGGCCCGGAAGTACTCCAGCTTGTCCTCGGGGGAGCCCCCCATGGGCATGCGGATTTCGGGCGGCTCGCCGAATGGATCATTCCCCGGCGTGCGGGCGGTGCGGGCCACCGGGACGGGCGTGGCGGCGGACGCGGGCGCCTTCGGGGTCGCGGGCACACCAGGGGCCTTGGGCACGGCGGCCAGGGGGGCGGCCGGACGGCGCGGCAACGGAGGCGGTGCGGCGGGCGGTGGGGCCGAGGGCGGTGGCTTCGGCAAGGGCCTGGATGCCACGGGAGCGGGAGCGGTGGGGGCCGCGGTGACTCCGGTGTCTTCCAGGTCCAGGCTGTCGCGCAGGTCCGCGAGCGGATCCACCTCTTCCGGAGGTGACGGCATGGGCGAGCGCAGGTTACCCCCCGGACGCTCGCACCACCAGAGACGCGTGGGCAGGAGTGCGTCCGAAGTCCATCCATCCGGTCAGACGGCAGCCGTACAGTCTCCTCGACGCCGAGGCTCCCGGGCGTTAGCCAGTGAGGGAAAACATCACACCTCGCCTTGCCCTCTGGGTGGGCGAGTGACAGCTTCGGACGTTCTCTATGGCCATCCGCTACGCGCTATCCAACGGGCTCACCGTTGTCTTCGAGGAGCAGCACGCCGCCAAGGTCGCGGCCTTCCAGGTCTGGGTCAAGGCTGGGAGCGCCGATGAGCGGCCGGACCAGGCGGGACTGGCCCACCTGCACGAGCACATGCTCTTCAAGGGCACCGAGCGCCGGGGCCCCGGGGAGGTCGCCCGCGACGTGGAATCCCATGGCGGTGAAATCAACGCCTGGACCTCCTACGATCAGACGGTCTACCACATCGTCATCGCCAGCCAGTTCGCGCGCATGGGCCTGGACATCCTGGGCGATGCGGTGCGCCGCTCCGCGTTCGACGCGGGGGAGCTGTCCCGCGAAATCGAGGTGGTCTGCGAGGAAATCAAGCGCAGCCAGGACACGCCCTCCCGCCGCGCCTCGCGGGACTTGTTCTCCACCGCGTACCAGACGCACCCCTACCGGCTGCCCGTCATCGGCACCGACGCCAGCGTGCGCAGCTTCACGCGCGAGAAGGTCCTGGAGTTCTACCACCGCCACTACACCCCCAAGAACCTGGTGCTGTCGGTGGCCGGCGACCTGCGCGAGCCCGAGCTGCGCGAGTGGGTGGAGGACATCTTCGGCGGCGACTGGGGTCGCCCATATGACGGCCGGGTGGCGCGCGCCCAGGAGCCCGAGGCCACGGGACGGCGCGTGCTGCTGCGTCCGGATGAGGTGAAGGAGGCCTACCTGCACCTGGCCTTCGGGATTCCGCAGGCGGACCACGCGGACGTGCCCGCGCTGGACGTGCTGGCGATGATCGCCGGCCAGGGTGATGCGTCCCGGCTGGTGCGCGACGTGAAGCGCCGCCTGAACCTGGTCAACGACATCCACACCTTCGCCTATACGCCCACCGACCCGGGCATCTTCTCCGCGTCCGCGACGCTCCAGCCCGCCAACGCGCTCCGGGCGCTCGAGGAGACGGCGCGCGGACTGGCCACGCTGCGTGCCATGCCGGTGACGGCGGAGGAGCTGGCCACGGCCAAGGCGCTGGTGGAGGCGGAGGCCGTGTACCAGCGCGAGACGGTGCAGGGCATGGCCCGGAAGATGGGCTTCTACCAGTCCGGCATGGGCAGTCTGGAGGCGGAGGCCCGCTACTACGAGGCCGTGCGCAACCTCACGCCCGAGCACCTGCGCGCCGCCGCCGAGCGCTACCTGCGCTTCGACCGCGCCGTCGTCACCGGCCTGTTGCCGGAGGGCACGCCGCTGACGGAGGCCCAGGTGCACGAGGTGCTGGACAGCGTGAGCCGCGAGCCCGCCGCCGCGCCCTCCGAGCGCAAGCCGCGCAAGGTGGCCGTGAGCGATTCGCCGGTGCGCATCCTGAAGGGCTCGGGCACGGGGCCCAGCGACATCATCACGGAGAAGCTGCCTTCGGGCGCGACGATTGTCGTGCGCGTGGAGCCCGCGGTGCCGCTGTTCGCCGTGCGCGCCGCGTTCCAGGGCGGCCTGCGCTACGAGACGACCGAGAACAACGGCATCACCACCCTGCTCACCCGCTGCCTCACGCGTGGGACGCCGACGCACGACGCGGAGGAGATTTCCGACCTCATCGACGTGTACGCGGGCAGCCTGGGTGGACAGGGTGGCCGCAACTCGGTGGGCCTGCGCGGCGAGTTCCTCTCGCGCCACTTCGAGCCGGCGTTCCGGCTGGTCGCCGACTGCTTGCTGAACCCGTCCTTCCCCGAGGCCGAGGTCACCCGCGAGCGCACGCTGCTGCTCCAGGACATCCTCACGCGCGAGGACAAGCCGTCCAGCGTCGCCTTCGACCTGTTCGGGAAGACGCTGTACCGCACGCACCCGTACCGCATGCCCACCTCCGGTGAGCACGCCTCGGTGGAGAAGCTGACGCCAGAGGACCTGCGCGCGTGGCACGCGGCGTACATGGACCCGTCCCAGCTCACGCTCAGCGTGGTGGGCGATGTGAAGGTGGACGAGGTGATGGCGCTGGCCCACGAGTACTTCGGCAAGCCGCGCGGCAAGGCGGCCCCGCCGCCCGTCGTGCCGATGGAGCCGCAGATGGACGGGCCCCGGCAGGAGAAGAAGGTGCTGGCCAAGGCGCAGGCGCACCTGGTGCTCGGCTTCCCGGGCGCG
This genomic window from Myxococcus hansupus contains:
- a CDS encoding TadE/TadG family type IV pilus assembly protein — its product is MRLPIRLLTLKSRRRAQRGQAIILGSLSFLVLALMVTLSFNLGHALRQKMGLQQHSDALAYSMAVLEARALNYYAVSNRAIAASYVAMNSVHAYMAAASVTGQMMRASQKNFNDIATIEAALCASCKTCFIHCIHALEARQIAGKFSRAGRDYDQKVRGLESNFNSAVRGLDVMVDNLHASQRTLHTRTRQAVQDGRNSGLDQLTRFSAPDASNLSDAVGGLNANEFDCAVDGMECRGSVASSSTEARAKVMTEIANATRSGWPASRKHKKGFGISVQRPNYLHSQFFRELRDIPNRGTYLVTSHQGTAKTVDDEGSIDSPGQRDQNPGRASAAQEEGTIFHQWRHGVGTNDYTSRVWSDCNGGGHDPNGAHSGSHTFQGVNANSFASCARTGNCFMKFRANPSSARDWGQPRVYSSLTRPLRMGDPSRAPWELNASAQIRIGHGEQGEASLSLAAQEGTVVSKALVYYHRFGPNGWREAPTLFSPYWRAKLHPISSEEAAEVLDAAGNSDGARLARVPGVSL
- a CDS encoding TadE/TadG family type IV pilus assembly protein — encoded protein: MSSLRARSQSGQAAVEAAIVLPLFVFLILGILQLGLMHQARLLTKYAAYKAVRAGALNSAKMDEMEKAALAVLLPLLSVPSSGSATLAHIPPVGSASEFQRKWQDLQGNRIPNTSLKHVEVTVCGPTRGDVGGSGPELDFDDPRNTAPSSWQDSQRTKLRVQVTFNYRMIIPFADWVIYQAARNRDVPQLMRMRGKTPPQEVRDEDKDRSEARLEEAAGRRIYVAPIRATYTMRMQSNFFLNRAALPGSNECVFPFAY
- a CDS encoding DUF4388 domain-containing protein — protein: MFSTSSQVLRQREGMLADTPFPLLLHALMREERTCTLELKVRQREKRIVFEDGAPVACQSNLLHETLGKYLVEKGKLSETDYQKALAESISAEVPLSGLLVQKGLISPFDLYKQLQANLAHKLLDCFRWVDAKYRLIADVEPPDASVRTNTGQLILTGVASVMPFDAVATHFTFTDERRFGQMPGVEAGLKLSSKDARLFQALRQRPTFGELLERTGFDTEVVLRRLYALCLLEVAGFEEDVDAKAASLSAAKAAVPAVAHAPEPVAPPVVQAQPQGTPFSDEDEATRNALVSAFMSHRSKDPFALLEVPEDVQPVPLRKAFLGCADRLSPLRFHSPELREKAEVLLAAYAKAFGALSDAEQNLLWRKRRAALREKDRGTRPTTAEQFRIRTDLLDATTQFDEAKRRLAARHFAGAFEYFEYACDIDPKPLYQAYRAYARYLMKPESHGRLAQQELQEVLRQEPALEEGWAFLGEVAQGEGQWPQAEDAFRKAFKLNPKNRRYVELIQEIVRRR
- a CDS encoding tetratricopeptide repeat protein; this encodes MSKWILWVFLTLLTGSPFLSLGLILILVMVADRFTWQVLPSPVRLLKRFQRAGELAGTILTNPHERRARHELADIRVEQRRYAEAVDILHPNLEAGDDDVDTLYLLGVAYLGAGDAQRGELLLDEAEKLDSGHKLGAIHLERGRFRLKRGDVAGAVEALERYCQARHGTVEGRYLLAKALSLSGKSAEAKQMRDLAWQEYVASPRFHRRRERKWAWRARPSRPLMYAAAVALVLGTLASVLPRFGMTPEPSYGGRYRHRHDVQGAPHNATGMEEYLGE
- the hemW gene encoding radical SAM family heme chaperone HemW, translating into MSFDAPVDILTGMPAARFGLYLHFPYCLAKCPYCDFAVAVARQVPEERYARAVLAELDARLVADPALARKPLDSIFLGGGTPSLWHPRYVAQVLDGIAARLRVTPGVEVSLEGNPERADAERFAGYRSAGVNRLSLGVQSFQPETLKALGRAHDAAMVEEAVRAARTADFPAVAMDFIYGVHGQTVAQVEADARRAVALAPEHLSTYALTVERDVLAEDTPLSKRLKRGELELPPDDTVVDMARVVREVYGAAGLHRYEVSNHARPGFSSRHNALYWTGGEYLALGVGATGMLLSPEPHRYVNLRSAERYLVEVEAGRLPEDGREALGPEELFAERLAMGLRLVSGVDWEAVCERYGQPVAPRRAEVARLVEHGFATLRDGRLALTEKGADVHSAVCARLL
- a CDS encoding M16 family metallopeptidase — encoded protein: MAIRYALSNGLTVVFEEQHAAKVAAFQVWVKAGSADERPDQAGLAHLHEHMLFKGTERRGPGEVARDVESHGGEINAWTSYDQTVYHIVIASQFARMGLDILGDAVRRSAFDAGELSREIEVVCEEIKRSQDTPSRRASRDLFSTAYQTHPYRLPVIGTDASVRSFTREKVLEFYHRHYTPKNLVLSVAGDLREPELREWVEDIFGGDWGRPYDGRVARAQEPEATGRRVLLRPDEVKEAYLHLAFGIPQADHADVPALDVLAMIAGQGDASRLVRDVKRRLNLVNDIHTFAYTPTDPGIFSASATLQPANALRALEETARGLATLRAMPVTAEELATAKALVEAEAVYQRETVQGMARKMGFYQSGMGSLEAEARYYEAVRNLTPEHLRAAAERYLRFDRAVVTGLLPEGTPLTEAQVHEVLDSVSREPAAAPSERKPRKVAVSDSPVRILKGSGTGPSDIITEKLPSGATIVVRVEPAVPLFAVRAAFQGGLRYETTENNGITTLLTRCLTRGTPTHDAEEISDLIDVYAGSLGGQGGRNSVGLRGEFLSRHFEPAFRLVADCLLNPSFPEAEVTRERTLLLQDILTREDKPSSVAFDLFGKTLYRTHPYRMPTSGEHASVEKLTPEDLRAWHAAYMDPSQLTLSVVGDVKVDEVMALAHEYFGKPRGKAAPPPVVPMEPQMDGPRQEKKVLAKAQAHLVLGFPGARVSDPWRHALEVLSTVLSGQGGRLFVELRDKRSMAYSVSAFASEGVDPGFFAVYMGTSPEKVDAALEGIREELRRVRDEPIPAEELARAKQHLIGTHEIGLQRNGARAALLGLDACYGLGQDNFLHYAEHVAAVTAEDVREVARKVIDFDRSALTIVGP